Proteins co-encoded in one Desulfitibacter alkalitolerans DSM 16504 genomic window:
- a CDS encoding FAD-binding oxidoreductase → MISSALMEELKSIVGPKNVLSKKDECFDYGYDATLTEYSADAVVFPTSTEEVAQIIKLANKHLLPVISRGAGTNLSGGTVPHKGGIVLNLTRMNRVLEIDTQNNLAVVEPGLVNADFQEFLAPYGYYYSPDPASMKVCTIGGNVAENAGGPRCLKYGVTREYIRGLEVVLPSGEVVVTGSKNKFTNDGYDLTKLMIASEGILGVFTKIIVSITPIWEAKKTMLCSFDRIEDASNTVADIVGAGIVPTTLEMMDNLLINCAEDHTKVGLPRDAAAILLIEVDGYKEDLPGQVETIHGVCKKNNVREFKVAQSAAEVDQLWLARRTVIGAVARKRPSYSLQDVTVPRNKMPAIVNKIVEISQKYNLPIGVLAHAGDGNLHPLVLFDERDKIEVEKVHHAEGEICKAALELGGTLSGEHGIGTLKLPYLEWEFSKEAIELMKGIKRLFDPNNILNPGKVLGV, encoded by the coding sequence ATGATTTCATCAGCTCTCATGGAAGAACTAAAAAGTATTGTAGGGCCAAAAAACGTCTTGTCAAAAAAGGATGAGTGCTTTGACTATGGTTATGACGCCACCTTAACAGAGTATTCTGCTGATGCAGTGGTCTTTCCAACTAGCACTGAAGAAGTTGCACAGATTATAAAGCTGGCAAACAAGCACTTACTTCCTGTAATATCAAGGGGAGCAGGAACAAACCTTAGCGGTGGCACTGTACCTCATAAGGGAGGTATTGTATTAAATTTAACAAGGATGAATAGGGTGTTGGAAATAGATACCCAAAACAACCTGGCTGTAGTTGAACCAGGCCTTGTTAATGCTGATTTTCAAGAGTTTCTTGCTCCTTATGGATATTACTATTCACCGGATCCAGCCAGTATGAAGGTATGTACAATAGGAGGCAATGTTGCAGAAAATGCAGGTGGTCCAAGGTGCTTAAAATATGGTGTTACCAGAGAATACATTAGAGGACTGGAAGTGGTTCTGCCTTCAGGTGAAGTGGTTGTTACAGGAAGTAAAAATAAATTTACCAATGATGGATATGACTTAACCAAGCTGATGATAGCTTCTGAAGGTATTTTAGGAGTGTTCACCAAAATAATAGTGAGCATTACACCAATATGGGAAGCTAAAAAAACCATGCTGTGTTCCTTTGATAGAATAGAGGATGCCAGCAATACTGTTGCTGATATTGTTGGTGCAGGTATTGTTCCAACTACCCTGGAAATGATGGATAATTTGTTAATTAACTGTGCTGAGGACCACACAAAGGTAGGCTTGCCAAGGGATGCCGCAGCCATATTGTTAATAGAAGTGGATGGTTATAAAGAAGACCTGCCTGGGCAGGTGGAAACAATACACGGGGTGTGCAAAAAAAATAATGTTCGAGAATTTAAGGTGGCGCAGTCTGCTGCAGAGGTTGATCAGCTGTGGCTTGCAAGAAGAACTGTAATTGGGGCCGTTGCCCGCAAGAGGCCATCCTACTCACTACAGGATGTTACAGTCCCAAGAAATAAAATGCCGGCTATTGTAAATAAAATAGTGGAGATCTCCCAAAAATATAACTTGCCCATAGGAGTTCTGGCCCATGCAGGTGACGGAAACCTGCACCCCCTTGTGCTCTTTGATGAGAGAGACAAGATAGAGGTAGAAAAGGTTCACCATGCTGAGGGGGAAATATGCAAGGCTGCTCTAGAACTTGGCGGTACTTTAAGTGGGGAACATGGTATAGGTACTCTAAAGCTGCCGTATCTTGAGTGGGAGTTTTCCAAAGAGGCAATTGAGCTGATGAAGGGGATAAAAAGGCTGTTTGATCCAAACAACATTTTAAATCCCGGAAAAGTTTTGGGGGTGTAA
- a CDS encoding FAD-binding oxidoreductase, producing the protein MEQSLGNQLIAVVGKENVEENKGKVVVYPANTDQVSSVLKLASNANAQITIREKPNHDLSEENAKKLVLDLSKLNALIEIDRDNVTAAVQTGMTLNSLQWQLLEQGFYFPPVSIWDYDSFLITALANNTIGFNSARYGRWREFVLGMEVVLYSGEVIVLGGKIIKYVSGLDLMSLFIGSKNQLGIVTRVIIRLLPKPEARKMLICGFDSLSDAIGAAQSLAARRLDPARNEVITPGLAGKIGLPGINPGQTAVLTELEGFAKSLDRQRAEVEVAYKKFGVKSIAVIDQEDESNLIWQKYFGAADLYKGQTSYDINVLPSKLESMAQFLENKTKELGLELELIIHSGLVNIDLFVEGDTNKLEAFDQDLLKTVRMLDGKIAHEKIGIGSHIKTIDKLEHGLRELFAPKQLLLSKEGGLV; encoded by the coding sequence ATGGAACAAAGCCTTGGTAATCAGTTAATTGCTGTTGTGGGAAAGGAAAATGTGGAAGAGAACAAAGGCAAGGTGGTGGTTTATCCAGCAAACACAGATCAGGTTAGCAGTGTGCTTAAGCTGGCCTCTAATGCTAACGCCCAGATAACCATCAGGGAAAAGCCCAATCATGATCTGAGTGAGGAAAATGCAAAAAAACTGGTCCTTGATTTAAGTAAGCTTAATGCACTAATTGAAATTGACAGGGATAATGTAACTGCAGCTGTGCAGACAGGAATGACCCTTAATAGCTTGCAATGGCAGCTCCTGGAACAAGGCTTTTATTTTCCGCCTGTGTCTATTTGGGATTATGACAGTTTTTTGATAACAGCCCTTGCCAACAACACCATAGGCTTTAATTCTGCCAGATATGGCAGGTGGAGAGAATTTGTCCTGGGCATGGAAGTTGTTTTATACTCAGGCGAGGTAATTGTCCTTGGTGGTAAGATTATCAAATACGTTTCTGGCCTTGACTTGATGAGCCTTTTCATTGGCTCCAAAAATCAATTAGGTATAGTCACCAGGGTAATAATTCGCCTGCTGCCTAAACCTGAGGCAAGAAAGATGTTAATATGCGGATTTGATTCCTTATCTGATGCCATTGGTGCTGCCCAGAGTCTTGCAGCCAGGAGGTTAGATCCAGCTCGCAATGAGGTAATTACCCCTGGGCTGGCAGGAAAAATTGGACTGCCAGGGATAAATCCTGGTCAAACAGCAGTCTTAACTGAGCTAGAAGGCTTTGCAAAATCACTTGATCGTCAAAGGGCAGAAGTTGAAGTTGCTTATAAAAAGTTTGGAGTAAAATCCATTGCAGTTATTGACCAGGAAGATGAGAGTAATCTTATCTGGCAGAAATATTTTGGGGCTGCTGACCTTTACAAGGGGCAAACCTCTTATGATATAAATGTGCTTCCCTCCAAGCTGGAAAGCATGGCTCAATTCCTGGAGAATAAAACTAAAGAGTTAGGCCTGGAGCTTGAGTTAATAATTCACAGCGGACTGGTTAATATTGATCTTTTTGTGGAGGGTGATACCAACAAGCTGGAGGCTTTTGACCAGGACCTGCTTAAAACTGTTCGTATGCTGGATGGCAAAATAGCCCATGAAAAAATTGGAATTGGTTCACATATCAAAACAATAGATAAATTGGAACATGGTCTGCGTGAGCTTTTTGCCCCTAAACAACTATTGTTGAGTAAGGAAGGTGGTTTAGTATGA
- a CDS encoding CdaR family transcriptional regulator — protein MLLNHELAQEIVDKTMKIIKINVNIFDDKGYIIGSGQKERLNTFHEGAYEVIGTGLSDEFPLEKAKKYKGVQPGILYPIEFNNKIIGVVGMTGDPEEIRNYGALVKMTTEMMFRQDFLTKQLRAEKNARDNYIKDIILGQFGSDLDSFIERGRNFEIDVLLERQAVVIDLVSGQNNRSLLSSELERQIHSDEILRILEYQFSHKENLIVYMGSGRYVVLKRVDDKQRSKAAFIKSMNELSNKLGEHNFNAVIGIGSTQIHWLNLKASYVEACDAIKIGMKVNDEAKVFHIQDLLLEKGLDTMDDNIKSSLITSFLANAEHIEAKQRQEMEKTLIALFDSNLNVSEAAKKLFLHRNSLTYRLKKLSESTGLDPLSFYDAVKIYTALILSRLK, from the coding sequence ATGCTGTTAAACCACGAACTGGCACAAGAAATCGTTGATAAGACAATGAAAATTATCAAAATTAATGTTAACATTTTTGACGACAAAGGCTATATAATTGGTTCTGGGCAAAAAGAGCGTCTGAATACCTTTCATGAGGGTGCCTATGAAGTTATAGGAACTGGACTTAGTGATGAGTTTCCCCTGGAGAAAGCAAAAAAATACAAAGGCGTTCAACCGGGAATCCTGTATCCCATAGAGTTTAATAATAAAATAATTGGAGTAGTTGGGATGACAGGTGATCCGGAAGAGATTAGAAATTATGGTGCCCTGGTTAAAATGACTACGGAAATGATGTTTAGACAGGATTTTTTAACAAAGCAGCTTAGAGCTGAAAAAAATGCTCGGGATAACTATATAAAAGATATTATACTAGGACAATTCGGTTCTGATCTGGATTCTTTTATTGAGCGAGGCCGCAACTTTGAGATAGATGTTCTTTTAGAAAGGCAGGCTGTTGTAATTGACCTGGTTAGTGGCCAGAATAACAGAAGCTTATTGAGCAGTGAATTGGAAAGACAAATACATAGTGATGAAATTCTAAGGATTTTAGAATACCAGTTTTCGCACAAGGAAAACCTTATTGTATATATGGGCAGCGGAAGGTATGTAGTTTTAAAAAGAGTGGATGATAAGCAGCGCAGCAAAGCTGCATTTATAAAAAGCATGAATGAGCTGTCTAATAAATTAGGTGAGCATAATTTTAATGCTGTAATAGGAATTGGTTCAACGCAGATCCACTGGCTGAATCTGAAGGCCTCCTATGTAGAAGCATGTGACGCAATTAAAATTGGCATGAAGGTGAATGATGAAGCAAAGGTATTTCATATTCAAGATTTGTTATTAGAAAAAGGCCTGGACACAATGGATGATAATATAAAGAGCAGTCTGATTACTTCTTTTTTGGCAAATGCTGAACATATTGAAGCCAAGCAGCGGCAGGAGATGGAAAAAACATTAATAGCTTTGTTCGACAGCAACTTAAATGTTAGTGAGGCTGCCAAGAAGCTATTTCTTCACCGCAACTCCCTAACATACAGGCTAAAAAAGCTGTCAGAATCTACAGGACTTGATCCATTATCCTTTTATGATGCTGTAAAGATTTACACAGCTTTAATACTAAGCAGGTTAAAATGA
- a CDS encoding TRAP transporter large permease, whose translation MTIVLVLIFLFLLFMILGAPIAFALGVASLSYLILNPAAPIEIISHRMTGSLFSFILLALPAFLLSGRMMNCAGVTDRIFDFAVGLVGRFPGGIAHSNALASMLFASMSGTAIGDTGGLGQVELKMMKKAGYTTDFASGLTAASAVIGPIIPPSVVMVVLGATAEISIGRLFLAGIIPGILCGLSIMGLVYWRAKYTEEGRSWPITRVPWGQVLRAFLKSFFPLLTPVIILGGILLGIVTPTEAAVLAINYAIILGIVYRELTLRKLWDTLKEAVEMTGVFMFIFAIAGFFSWILTLGGLPQLIASTLTGITTSEVGLLIIIALLALAVGAFLDTTAAILLMTPIILPVVHMAGIDVIHFSVVFILALVIGIITPPFGICLFVMSDVAQIPVSRVTRAALPYLIPLSITLLLIILFPQLSTWIPSLFFK comes from the coding sequence TTGACTATAGTATTGGTACTAATATTTTTATTTCTGCTCTTTATGATTTTAGGTGCTCCCATTGCTTTTGCCCTGGGAGTTGCCTCCTTAAGCTATCTTATATTAAATCCAGCTGCACCTATAGAAATCATTAGTCATAGAATGACCGGATCGCTTTTTAGTTTTATTTTACTAGCATTACCAGCATTTTTGCTTTCAGGTAGAATGATGAACTGTGCCGGTGTAACTGATAGGATTTTTGATTTTGCCGTTGGCTTGGTTGGTCGTTTTCCAGGGGGAATTGCCCATTCCAATGCGTTAGCCAGTATGTTGTTTGCTTCAATGTCTGGTACAGCTATTGGTGATACTGGGGGATTAGGGCAGGTTGAATTAAAGATGATGAAAAAGGCAGGGTACACTACTGATTTTGCATCAGGACTTACTGCTGCTTCTGCAGTAATTGGACCTATAATTCCTCCAAGTGTTGTAATGGTTGTCCTGGGTGCTACAGCTGAGATTTCTATTGGAAGGCTCTTCCTGGCTGGCATAATACCTGGTATATTGTGCGGGCTTAGTATTATGGGTTTAGTTTACTGGAGAGCCAAATATACTGAAGAAGGAAGAAGCTGGCCTATTACAAGGGTACCCTGGGGGCAGGTATTAAGAGCCTTTCTAAAGTCTTTTTTCCCCTTGTTGACGCCAGTAATTATTTTGGGAGGAATATTACTGGGTATAGTAACTCCCACAGAAGCGGCTGTCTTAGCTATAAACTATGCCATAATACTGGGTATAGTTTACAGAGAATTAACCCTTAGGAAGTTATGGGATACATTAAAAGAAGCTGTGGAAATGACAGGAGTTTTCATGTTCATTTTCGCAATTGCAGGTTTCTTTAGCTGGATATTAACCCTGGGCGGCCTGCCGCAGCTAATAGCATCTACATTAACAGGTATTACAACAAGCGAGGTAGGGCTGCTCATTATTATCGCCTTACTAGCTTTAGCTGTAGGAGCATTCTTGGATACTACTGCTGCTATCCTGCTCATGACACCAATCATACTACCAGTAGTGCATATGGCAGGTATTGATGTTATTCACTTTTCAGTAGTTTTTATATTGGCATTAGTAATTGGAATTATCACGCCACCCTTTGGCATATGTCTTTTTGTAATGAGTGATGTGGCACAAATACCAGTTTCTAGAGTTACAAGAGCTGCACTTCCATATTTAATACCATTAAGTATAACATTATTATTAATTATTTTATTCCCGCAGCTTTCCACATGGATACCCTCACTATTCTTTAAATAA
- a CDS encoding TRAP transporter small permease — MKSLKNLLKKIIEVGAQIQVTLGAFCLALVIITITTGIISRYVFNSPFAWTEELGVFLFVWIAFLGAAVAVAKNKHVAIDLLPQKLSPKTAVVLEFILNIFILVFLIVMIFGAFKLYGATGRHFSVALNIPRSIYYLAPLTSGIYMVLVYIYRNLEILEKGSTAVQHGSRSAEL; from the coding sequence GTGAAAAGCTTAAAAAACTTACTAAAAAAAATAATAGAAGTTGGAGCACAAATACAGGTTACCTTGGGAGCATTTTGTTTAGCTTTAGTTATAATAACCATTACTACTGGTATAATTAGTCGCTATGTTTTTAACTCTCCATTTGCCTGGACTGAAGAGTTAGGGGTATTCCTATTCGTTTGGATAGCTTTCCTTGGGGCGGCTGTTGCAGTTGCAAAAAACAAGCATGTGGCAATAGATTTATTGCCACAAAAGCTTTCCCCAAAAACTGCTGTTGTATTAGAGTTTATTCTAAACATTTTTATTTTAGTGTTTTTAATTGTAATGATCTTTGGAGCTTTTAAATTATATGGAGCTACAGGAAGGCACTTTAGTGTGGCCTTAAATATACCTAGAAGTATATATTACTTGGCTCCTCTCACCTCGGGAATATATATGGTTTTAGTGTATATTTACCGAAATTTAGAAATTCTCGAAAAAGGCAGTACAGCAGTTCAACATGGTTCCAGAAGTGCCGAATTATAA
- a CDS encoding TRAP transporter substrate-binding protein: MRGNMLKAVVLALVLSLVAFLAVGCGGKDNNADSGSNNDEKKVTLTYGGIQSTEDNATKAMYKMAEIAKEKSGGTIEIQVYPASQLGDAISQIEGVMMGSQDMFIDAASFIAQFVPDKQVDSLFFAFSSEEHFKKYLNSELMTRVEETFLQERNVRVLNQGYLRAPRVMVSNKPINSIEDMSGLKMRVPEIRTYLESVRALGASPTQIAWGEVYLALSQGVVDAAEGPLDAVYSMKFYEGAPYVTMTNHIRDNLAVLINENKFNSLSDNQKQVLIEAAAEAGHWYTEQVSSNLDKVVENLKNEGAIIIEDIDVEPFVALMFEAADKLEQEGVWSKGLFKQIQELK; the protein is encoded by the coding sequence ATGAGAGGAAATATGCTAAAGGCAGTTGTATTGGCATTAGTGTTGAGCTTAGTAGCATTTTTGGCTGTTGGTTGTGGTGGCAAGGACAATAACGCTGACAGTGGTAGCAATAATGATGAAAAAAAAGTAACCCTGACCTATGGTGGAATCCAGTCAACGGAAGATAATGCTACAAAGGCAATGTACAAGATGGCGGAAATAGCTAAAGAAAAAAGCGGCGGAACAATTGAAATACAAGTATATCCCGCTTCCCAGCTTGGAGATGCAATCAGTCAGATTGAAGGAGTTATGATGGGTTCTCAAGACATGTTTATTGATGCAGCTTCATTCATTGCCCAGTTTGTGCCTGACAAGCAGGTAGACAGTTTATTCTTTGCCTTTTCCAGCGAAGAGCACTTTAAAAAGTATCTAAATAGTGAATTAATGACCAGGGTTGAAGAGACATTTTTACAAGAAAGAAATGTTAGGGTTTTAAATCAGGGATATTTAAGAGCTCCCCGTGTAATGGTTTCAAATAAACCAATTAACTCTATAGAGGACATGAGTGGGCTCAAAATGAGGGTGCCAGAGATTAGAACATATCTTGAGTCAGTGCGTGCACTAGGAGCAAGTCCAACTCAGATTGCCTGGGGTGAAGTGTATCTAGCCTTATCCCAGGGAGTAGTAGATGCGGCCGAAGGCCCATTGGATGCAGTTTATTCAATGAAGTTTTATGAAGGGGCACCTTATGTTACAATGACTAACCATATTCGAGATAACCTGGCAGTTTTAATAAATGAAAACAAATTTAACAGCTTAAGTGATAATCAAAAGCAGGTCTTAATTGAAGCAGCTGCTGAAGCAGGGCACTGGTATACTGAGCAGGTAAGCAGTAATTTAGATAAAGTAGTAGAAAACTTAAAAAATGAAGGAGCAATAATCATCGAAGATATTGACGTTGAGCCCTTTGTTGCCCTCATGTTTGAAGCAGCAGATAAACTTGAACAAGAAGGGGTTTGGAGTAAAGGATTGTTCAAGCAAATTCAAGAATTAAAATAG
- a CDS encoding uroporphyrinogen decarboxylase family protein, whose amino-acid sequence MNVVDRLNKAMNFEETYPVPVALWDVAPWMPSMFGVNCKEYYLNPDIKLNILTKLQETFPEAILFPGIFPDYGVVVEASAYGSELLWLDDDAPYAHGCIHEIDDILKLKQINPNTDGLMPRVLEEWSYLRKNAKAFLSKDYGYFEGHAFIIGPVETAAMLRGYDKFFIDFFINTAMVHKLLDIVTEGLISWIKAQEKCNGKLSRLFVVDHVSTQLSPAHFDEFFMPYLKRIFQEFNYANLRLWHNEGRSNHVYDKLTQIGFNIYNFGADPVAQIKKAVGDKLCLMGNLDPVKVVQKKSYQEIYDCAVEAIKQGGNGGGFLLSGGGGLAPKTKVENVRAIIDAAQNFKRN is encoded by the coding sequence ATGAATGTAGTAGACAGATTAAATAAAGCTATGAATTTTGAAGAAACCTATCCAGTACCTGTAGCCCTATGGGATGTGGCACCCTGGATGCCAAGTATGTTTGGTGTTAATTGCAAGGAGTATTACTTAAATCCAGACATTAAATTAAATATATTAACTAAACTGCAGGAGACTTTTCCAGAAGCAATTTTGTTTCCGGGAATATTCCCTGACTATGGAGTTGTAGTTGAAGCCTCGGCATATGGCTCAGAGCTATTATGGTTAGATGACGATGCACCTTATGCCCATGGATGCATTCATGAAATAGATGATATTCTAAAATTAAAGCAAATAAATCCCAATACTGATGGTTTGATGCCAAGGGTCCTGGAAGAATGGTCATATTTGAGGAAAAATGCCAAGGCTTTTTTAAGTAAAGACTATGGATATTTTGAGGGACACGCCTTTATCATTGGACCAGTGGAAACTGCAGCGATGCTTAGAGGGTATGACAAATTTTTTATTGATTTTTTTATTAATACTGCCATGGTTCATAAGCTATTAGATATTGTTACAGAGGGATTAATAAGTTGGATAAAAGCCCAGGAAAAATGCAATGGAAAACTATCTAGACTGTTTGTTGTTGACCATGTAAGCACCCAGCTTTCGCCAGCCCACTTTGATGAGTTTTTTATGCCTTATTTAAAGAGAATATTCCAAGAATTTAATTATGCCAATTTAAGGCTCTGGCATAATGAGGGCAGGTCAAATCATGTTTATGACAAGCTGACTCAAATAGGTTTCAATATTTATAACTTTGGAGCTGATCCTGTAGCTCAAATCAAAAAGGCAGTGGGCGATAAATTATGCTTGATGGGAAATTTAGACCCTGTTAAGGTAGTCCAGAAAAAATCTTATCAAGAAATATATGATTGTGCTGTTGAGGCTATAAAGCAGGGAGGGAATGGTGGAGGATTTTTATTATCTGGTGGAGGAGGTTTAGCGCCCAAAACAAAAGTAGAAAATGTAAGAGCCATTATTGATGCTGCACAAAATTTCAAGAGAAATTAA
- a CDS encoding glycerate kinase family protein gives MKKIVIASSGLMDLFTSYDVASLIELGIKQQHAYASVRKFMITDGDSGTAEALVKARGGMLYHEQVTGPLGEPVRGSYALLNDGETGVVEVASASGMSLIKDYRNPMYTTSYGTGELISAAVQQGCKKIYVGLGGSATNDAGAGMLQALGVRLLNARGEQIPKGAIGLKQLAAIDVSKVSRQINNVSFIGLCDVNNALCGITGTSFSFAIYKGASLEAAKVLDETLLNFAYVVERQLGKRVKDIPGTGAAGGIAAGLMAVLGARLCSGAETIADLLEMETLMKKEHIDLVVTGCGKLPDSKVNSSIPKVIARLSKKYKIPVLGIMQEGMEEDPGIVDMEKTAFFPVSKSLLKRQIENSIVNSVKKAVEAIKYGESGRLA, from the coding sequence ATGAAAAAAATTGTTATAGCATCAAGTGGTTTAATGGATTTATTTACGTCATATGATGTGGCTTCTTTGATAGAACTAGGCATTAAACAACAGCATGCTTATGCTTCAGTTAGAAAATTCATGATAACTGATGGAGATTCTGGTACTGCAGAAGCTCTGGTCAAAGCAAGGGGAGGAATGCTTTACCATGAACAGGTAACTGGGCCCCTTGGTGAACCTGTGAGAGGAAGCTATGCTCTATTAAATGATGGAGAGACAGGTGTTGTGGAAGTAGCATCTGCCTCAGGAATGTCTTTAATAAAAGATTATAGAAACCCCATGTACACAACATCTTACGGAACTGGAGAACTAATCTCTGCTGCCGTACAGCAAGGATGTAAGAAAATATACGTAGGATTAGGAGGTTCTGCAACTAATGATGCAGGTGCTGGTATGCTGCAGGCCCTGGGAGTTAGATTGTTAAATGCAAGGGGGGAGCAAATACCCAAGGGAGCAATAGGACTAAAACAATTGGCTGCAATTGATGTTTCAAAGGTATCCCGACAAATAAATAATGTAAGTTTTATTGGTTTATGCGATGTAAATAATGCCCTATGTGGAATAACGGGCACATCTTTTTCCTTCGCAATTTATAAAGGAGCTTCACTTGAGGCAGCAAAAGTATTAGATGAAACCCTGCTGAATTTTGCTTATGTAGTAGAACGCCAGCTTGGGAAAAGGGTTAAGGATATTCCAGGAACAGGTGCAGCAGGGGGAATAGCAGCTGGGCTTATGGCTGTTTTGGGAGCAAGGCTGTGTAGTGGAGCTGAAACAATTGCTGATTTATTAGAAATGGAAACCCTGATGAAAAAGGAGCACATTGATTTAGTAGTAACGGGCTGCGGCAAATTACCAGACAGCAAGGTTAACAGCAGTATTCCCAAAGTAATAGCCAGATTATCAAAAAAATATAAAATACCAGTTCTAGGTATTATGCAGGAAGGTATGGAGGAAGATCCAGGTATTGTGGACATGGAGAAAACTGCATTTTTTCCAGTTTCCAAAAGCCTGCTAAAAAGACAAATTGAAAATAGTATTGTTAATTCAGTTAAAAAAGCAGTGGAAGCAATAAAATATGGAGAAAGCGGGAGGTTGGCTTGA
- a CDS encoding PTS transporter subunit IIC, producing the protein MTENAGISGFLKRKNIEFTIKRYGVEALGAMALGLFSSLIVGLILKVLGERTGLEILITYGTSAMAMAGPAIGVAVAFGLKAPPLVLFSSTVTGMAGYQLGGPAGCFVAAVIGAEFGKLVSRETKIDIIITPIMTIITGVAAGTFVGPVIGQLMSSLGVLIMKATELQPVLMGTIVSVLMGMTLTLPISSAALAIMLDLRGIAAGAATVGCSAQMIGFAVASFRENGWGGIVSQGLGTSMLQIPNIVKNPLIWIPPTLAGAIIGPLSTTIFRMENVAAGAGMGTSGLVGQFGTLDAMGFSTTVLLKIGLLHFILPIVLTLAISEFMRGKDLIKLGDMKLHN; encoded by the coding sequence ATGACCGAAAATGCAGGCATCTCAGGTTTTCTAAAGAGAAAAAATATTGAATTTACAATAAAACGCTATGGTGTTGAAGCATTGGGTGCCATGGCTCTGGGGCTTTTTAGTTCTTTAATAGTGGGTTTAATCCTTAAAGTGTTGGGGGAAAGAACAGGATTGGAGATTTTAATTACTTATGGAACAAGTGCCATGGCAATGGCAGGTCCGGCAATTGGGGTGGCAGTTGCTTTTGGTTTAAAAGCCCCTCCCTTGGTTTTGTTTTCCTCTACTGTTACTGGGATGGCTGGTTATCAATTAGGTGGGCCTGCAGGCTGTTTTGTGGCGGCAGTTATTGGTGCTGAGTTTGGGAAGTTGGTTTCCAGGGAAACGAAGATTGATATTATTATTACACCTATTATGACAATTATTACAGGCGTTGCTGCCGGTACATTTGTTGGTCCTGTAATTGGCCAGTTAATGTCTTCCTTGGGAGTACTTATAATGAAAGCAACTGAGTTGCAGCCTGTCTTAATGGGGACTATAGTATCTGTGTTAATGGGCATGACTCTTACCCTGCCTATTTCTAGTGCTGCTCTGGCTATTATGCTGGATTTAAGAGGAATAGCTGCTGGGGCGGCTACTGTAGGTTGTAGTGCACAAATGATTGGTTTTGCTGTGGCTAGTTTTCGTGAAAATGGATGGGGTGGTATAGTATCACAAGGTTTAGGGACTTCCATGCTCCAAATTCCTAATATTGTAAAAAACCCACTAATATGGATACCACCCACCTTAGCCGGTGCAATTATTGGGCCATTATCCACCACTATTTTCCGTATGGAAAATGTAGCAGCTGGAGCAGGAATGGGAACAAGTGGGCTTGTGGGACAATTTGGAACCCTGGATGCAATGGGCTTTAGTACAACTGTTCTTTTGAAAATAGGACTTCTGCATTTCATTTTGCCCATAGTCTTGACCTTGGCAATATCTGAATTTATGCGAGGGAAAGATTTGATTAAGCTTGGTGATATGAAGCTGCATAATTAG
- a CDS encoding GntR family transcriptional regulator: MGSPDTGQSLMDMAYEIIKKRIINLTYPPGSSLTEAGLAQELQTSRMPIRMAVRRLENEGWLIADYRKKIRVKDITRKDVLEIYQIRSLLESNALEMIFDLKKTWEYSHRIEEKVVRIKASQKDLYEWELADTEMHMEIVSIYENERINRIYRSNQDELIRIGLMSQKREGHVEEIIAGLYKFVEAIRQENLSEAMEILRRDHLEAGQELALAKVF; the protein is encoded by the coding sequence ATGGGAAGTCCAGATACAGGTCAGTCCCTTATGGATATGGCCTATGAAATCATCAAGAAAAGAATAATAAATCTGACTTATCCGCCTGGTTCATCTCTAACAGAAGCAGGCCTAGCCCAGGAATTACAAACCAGCAGAATGCCCATTCGTATGGCAGTCAGGCGTTTGGAAAATGAAGGGTGGCTTATTGCTGACTATCGCAAAAAAATTCGGGTTAAAGACATTACCAGGAAGGATGTTTTAGAAATATATCAAATCCGCAGCCTTTTGGAAAGTAATGCACTGGAGATGATATTTGATCTAAAAAAAACCTGGGAATACTCCCATAGAATTGAAGAGAAGGTTGTGCGCATTAAGGCTTCTCAAAAAGATCTCTATGAATGGGAGCTGGCTGATACTGAGATGCACATGGAAATTGTCAGCATTTATGAGAATGAACGGATTAATCGCATCTACAGAAGTAATCAAGATGAACTAATTCGTATTGGTCTAATGTCCCAAAAAAGAGAAGGACATGTTGAAGAGATTATAGCTGGCCTCTACAAATTTGTGGAAGCAATTCGACAGGAAAATCTGTCAGAGGCCATGGAAATACTTCGCAGGGACCATCTTGAAGCCGGGCAGGAACTGGCTCTGGCCAAGGTCTTTTAA